The Maridesulfovibrio hydrothermalis AM13 = DSM 14728 DNA window GCTGCCGCGTTGATATGCCATTTATGCTATCCCCATTTCATCCAAGCTGATTGAGTTTGTATTTTTTTGCCTCTTGGTAAGTTTGAATTGTTCTGGATCGGCCATGAATGCATCCAGGTCGGAAGCCGCGTATTGTTTTTTGCCCGGTCCTGCATTTTTAGGAATGAGGTATTTCTTTTTTAGCTTTCCGAAAGCTGTTCGAGACATGCCGCAATATTTTGCAGCGTCTTCTACTGTACCAAAAAAGGGGCCACGTATTAAGTTATTCATTTTCCAAGCTCCATCATACATTCAAGGACTACACCTCAGGCCCCACACCTGGGCACTGTCCATAAATAAGTATAAAAAATAGGCGATTCCCTATTCTTTTCAGAAAATAAATGATCGTCCTTTACAACAAAATCTCTTTTTCCGTAATACCAAAATTGAACCTGCTATGCTTTCTTCAGACTTTTTCTTTTTAGCTTATTGAATCTGAATGATTGATGCTAATTTAGCATAAGAAAGGTAATTGCACAAGATTTTATTCAACATATAAACAGCAGCCATCGTCATCAGCACCCAAAGGAGCTCACATGCGAAATCAAATACCAACCCTATATAAACTGGCTGTTTCTATACATTTTCTATCTGAGATCGTTGATGAAAAGATTGGATGTATCCTCTCTCTAATAGGGAGAGAGCTTCAGAAAACAACAGAAGAAATTGATGACCAGTGGAATGAAAGTAAGCAATTTACTTCATCTTCTCCTGAACTCGAAAGAAAAGACTAGCAACATCAATACTAAGCACACGTGAAGCTTTAACCGCTTCGGCAACAGGAAATCCCTGAGGCTTCCCTGTAGGGGAGCTCTCTCTTATCTTCCACCATTTTGAAGGTGCTGTTGACGTATCTCCATACATCAGTTTTGCAAATTGAGTATGTCCAAGTCCTTGAGATTGGTACAATGCAACAATTTCTGAAACCAACGCTCTCTCAAATTCATATTCATAGTTTTGCATCCATCTAAAGTATACAAAATGGAATTAAAATCATTTGCTAAATTAGCATTGACATTCCGTGCTAAATTAGCATAAATTCATATTATGAAAATAAGCGATGAATACTTAGTCCAAAAACTCCTAGAGCGATTCCGAACCTTGACTGAGGTTGCAACAAGACTTGGCTACTCCGGCTATCGCCCCTTTAGAACAGCATTTAAAAAGGGCTTACCTGAAGTAAAAAGAGAGCTGGGTATGAGGATATTATTGGAGGACTCAAGTGAAAAAGAATAGAGGGTATGCAAAAGTTGAATTCCTCGCAAACCTAGCTGAAATAAAAGAACTTTTTCAAAAAGGATGTACCAAAAGGTACATCTACGATTACTTATATAAAAAAGGTAAAATCAGTATGACTTACATCCATTTTTGCCGTTTTGACCTTTCAGGCAACATTAAAAAGAAAAAGCCTACCTCACCCTCGACTGGCATAAGGACTGCCTCCGCTCTCCCAGCACTCCCCGGCAACGGCGGAGGCGGTCCTTGCTCCCGGCAGCAGGATACTTTTTCCATGGAAAATAAAATCACAGAAGAAGAGCTAGATGAACTTACTTAAAGAACCCAAAGGAGCGGGAAAATGGCTACTATAAATATGATTTTACAGGGTAAAGGCGGAGTTGGAAAAAGTCTTACTGCCAGCTTTCTGACCCAGCATTTTCTGGAGTCAGGTAAAGAGGTTTGCTGCGTTGACACTGATCCAGTTAATGCAACGTTTGCCGGCTATAAAAATTTCAATGTTACAGCTCTGGACATCATGAATGATAATGATGTTGATCCCAGAAAATTCGACACCCTCGTAGAATTAATGATGGCTCTTCCAGATGACTCTGAAATGGTCATTGATAATGGAGCTGCCACTTTTATTCCTCTGGCAAGTTACCTTGCAGACAATAATGTTCTTGAACTTCTCGCTGACAGCGGACATCAGGTTAACCTGCACTCAGTTGTCACCGGTGGACAGGCTCTGCCTGATACATTGAATGGTCTGCGTTCGCTTATTAATACCTTTGATGTTCCTATTTACGTTTGGCTCAATAGTTTCTTCGGCCAGATAACCAGAAAAGGTAAGTCCTTCGAAGAATTCAAAGTTTATAAAAATAACACAAACAGGCTCGCAGCTCTGGTCCACCTGCCTCACAAGAAAAAAGAAACTTTTGGCCGCGATCTGGAAAATTTGTTCACTGCCAGAATGTCATTTCAGGAAGCCGCATCAAGCACCCTGCCGATCATGACCCGACAACGATTGAAAATGTTTTGGGCAGAAATGAAACAAGAACTTCTGACTTGCGGTTTGTAGGAAAAGTTATGTCTGAGCAGACCTCTAAACAAGCCCCCCTCACCATCCAGAGTGTGCGCGACATCATTACGAAAGAGCATGACGTGCTGCTTGATAAGAATGATCCCATTCTTATGGCAGTCACCATGCATCGCGCCGCTCTGGATGAGTATGACCGGTTGCTCAAACATCACGAGCAGCAGCTTTCCGAGGATATGTCCAGCCATGTTTCTGTCTTTGCAGGGTGAATCCGCAAATCCACAACACAGCCTTTTAAGTAAGGCGGTTAAAACTAATATTGATAACTGTCTCAGCATCATCAATGCACATCAGGCGCAAATGGAGCGTTTCCTTTGCACGTTAAAAAGCATGGCTATTCTGGCTGGAGTCTTTTTCGTGCTGTCCATTGCAGTATCAATATCTGTCATTGTGTGAGGTGTATGATGGATGATCGTCTAGTAAACAACCTGCTTCATAATATGGGACCAGCTATTGTTGGTGCACTTGAAGACAAAAGAGTGCTCGAAATTATGGTTAATCCTGACGGCAAACTATGGATTGAGAGACTCGGAGAAGAAATGTTTGCTGTTGGACATATTTCATCAGATCAGACAGCCATAATCATCTCTCTTGTTGCCAGTGCCCTTGATACGACTGTCACCAAAGAATCGCCTATTGTGGAAGGAGAGCTTCCTAAAACATACCCGCTCAGCGGGAGCCGTTTTGAAGGTGTTTTTCCTCCAGTTGTAGAAGAACCTTCTTTTACAATCCGCAAAAAGGCCAGTCAGGTTTTCTCACTTGAAGAATATGTTGAAACAGGAATTATGACAGCGGAAGTAATGGCTTCTATCAAGGCGGCTGTATCTCAAAAGAAAAATATCGTGGTGATTGGCGGAACCGGATCAGGAAAAACAACTCTGGTAAATGCCATCATCAAATCTATCGCTGAACTCACACCAGCTGACAGGCTGGTAATTATCGAAGATACATCCGAACTGCAGAGTCACTCACCGAATACAATCATTTTAAGATCTTCAGATCATACCTCCATCCAGACATTGGTCCGGGCGACAATGAGGCTTCGCCCGGACCGGATACTTGTCGGTGAAGTCAGAGGAGGAGAAGCTCTTGAGTTAATCAAAAGCTGGAACACTGGTCACCCAGGAGGAGTAGCAACTGTCCATGCCGATTCTGCAGCTAAAGGACTCCAGCGAATAGGAGATCTCATTTCAGAAGCTTCAACTTCTCCCATGCCTCATCTGATCGGATCGGCCGTAGACTTCCTGATCTTTATCAAGCGTACCAAAACAGGACGTACAGTTTCAGAAATTGCCACGGTGAATGGTTTTAACCCGGCAACCCAACAATACATCTTGGAGTACATCTACAATGAAGAAAAATAACCTCTTATTGCTACTGGCAATGACAGCAATAGTAGTCATCCCTGAACCGGCACTGGCTTCAACTACAATATCACAATTCAACACTCCTTTTGAAAATTTTGTAGGCCTCCTGACCGGCCCTGTCGGTAAATTCATGTCTATCGGTGGAATGGCCGGAGTAGGATTGCTGTATGTTTTCCAGCGGGAAGAAATAACTGGAATCATGCGCACAGCACTCGGGGTCGTCTTTGCAATCTGCTTCATCGCATTTTCAACGACGATTGTTGAGAATGGATGGACATTCAGTGGAGCCGTGTTGTGAGAACAATAGTGATTCATAAATCCTTGAACCGGAAAATTCTGGTGATGGGAGGGAACAGAGCCTTAACAGATATTGTGGATGAAGCCTGTGCCGGTTCAGGGATGACTACTATTGGTGTCATTGCCAGTAGCAATAAGAGGGTATTTTTCTTCATTGTAGATGTACTCCAAGATGTATTGTTGGGTTGCCGGGTTAAAACCATTCAACGTGGCTATTTCTGAAACTGGACGTCCTGTTTTGGTACGCTTGAGAAAGATCAGGAAGTCTACTGGCGATCCGATAACATGAGGCATGGGAGAAGTTGAAGCTTCTGAAATGAGATCTCCTATTCGCTGGAGTCCTTTAGCTGCATAATCGGCATGGACAGTTGCTACTCCTCCTGGGTGACCAGTGTTCCAGCTTTTGATTAACTCAATAGCTTCTCCTCCTCTGACTTCACCGACAAGTATCGGCGGCCGGGCGAAACATCATTGTCGCCCGGATCAATGTATCGATGGAGGTATGATCTGAAGATCTTAAAATGATTGTATTCTCTGAGTGACTCTGCAGCTCGGATGTATCTTCGATATTAACCAGACTGTCTCCTAGTGTGAGATCAGCGATCGATTTGAAAGATGTATATACCATAGTTGTTTTTCCTGATCCAGATCCCCCAATCACCACACAATGATTCCTCTTGAGATACAGGCCACCTTGACTGAAACCATTAACTTCCGCAATCCTAATTACTTGTTTCAAACTTTTCTTCCAGGGGAAAAAACGTGGCGTGGCCCTTTTTTCCGATTGGTTATAAAGAGGTTTCATCTACCCACTGGGGGGGAAAAAAAACTCTTCATAAAAAGAGCCTCCCCCTTACCCGGCCGTGCTTTTAAAGGAAGCCTTTTTCCTTCCCCAAAAAAGGGCCCATTTTTTTTTTGTGCAAAACGGGCCCCTAAAAAAAGGGGGCCCCTTGGAGAGAACAAACAAAGAAAAAATGGATTATGGGGGGGTGTGGTTCTTTATATTTTTGACCGCAGAAAAAAATTATTCCACCAAAAAAAAAACCCAAAACACATTTTTTTAGTCTTTTTTTCTTCTCTGAAAGAAGTTCTTTTTTCTTATAACAAATAAAACCAAAAAAATTAAACGTTTTTNNNNNNNNNNNNNNNNNNNNNNNNNNNNNNNNNNNNNNNNNNNNNNNNNNNNNNNNNNNNNNNNNNNNNNNNNNNNNNNNNNNNNNNNNNNNNNNNNNNNCCTATTCTTGATCATGTGATACAAAAAAAGTAGACAGTAAGGATGAGGAAAAAAAACAAACAACAAAGAATTCGCCGCTATTCGGTCGGGACCGATACTTTGAGTGTGAAGAAACAGAAAAAAAAGAACAAACCGCAAGTCAAATTCCCTTTCATAATCACCACCCGCCGCCCTCTTTTTCGCCCACCCCCCTCCACCAAAAAAAACGCCACATTACTCCGGGAGGGAAGGGGGGGCTCGCAAAAAAGAAAGAGGGCGGAAAGGGGAGAGGGGCCTCAAAAGGAAGATTCTTCTCTCCCGCGGGGGTGGAAATTAGGGCGCTTGTTACAAAAAACGGAAAAAAGGGCCCACCCCCCGCGGGGCTGACCAGGGAGAGCACCAGTTTTGAAAAAAAGAAAAAGGGGATAGCGGAAAATAGACCTCCCCAAAAAAGGGGCGGGGTCCGCAAAAGAAAAAAAATTCGGGGGGGCCAAGGACCGGGATGAGGGGAAAACCAAAAGTGCAAAAAACGATTTTAAACCGCTAAGCGCGACCCGAACCCGGGGTGAACGGTGGGAATTTACCGAGTATACACGGGAGGGAAGGAATCGCAAGGCAAAAAGAAGGAATTTTAGAACAGTAGGTCCTCCTACCCCCAACCCCTAGTCCCGGGCGAAATTTCACTTGGCCCGGACGGGACCCGATAGGAGAAGTTAGAGGAGGAGAAGCTACTTGAGGTAACAAAAAGTCGGCAAGTGAGAAAACCAGGACGAGCCGCAACCGGATAGGAAAAGAAGGCAGCTAAAGGACTCGAGCGAAGAGGAGATCAAATTTGGGAAGCCTGAGCGGGTATCTATGAGGAAGCTGATCGGATAGAATGGAGGATTCCTGATTGACAGCAAGCGCAAGAAAACAGGAAGCAAAAGAGAAGAAAATGGCACGGTGAACGGATGAAACACGGCAAACAACAAACACATCTTGGAGGACACCCACAATGAAGAAAAAGAAGCTCGGATTACCACTAGTAACGAGAACAATAGTAGCCATAAGTGAACCGGCAATGGCTTGGAACCACAATATGACAAAGCAAGCTCACTAGGAAAATATCGAAGACCCACTGAACGCAACGGTAGGTAAAGACACGGCAAAGGGCAGAACGACAGGAGAATGGATGGCAGAATGGCCACCAGCGGGAAGAAGCAACGGAAACGTGTTAAGGCTCTGTTCCCTCCCCCGGCGCGGATTGGAACACCGCACCATGGCCCCATGTGATCCTGCCACATGTCGAAATAACCTAACTACTCCGTCAAAATAATCATGCGGGAAAGCTATTATCACGTGGACAGACACAACACAGCAAAATGAAAGATAAAGTGTCAAAATAAAATGGCGCGAGTGACAAAAACAAGTGACGCGCTACAGGTACCAAACTGGTACCGCAATCACCCCAAACAAGAAAAGGCCTAGAAGGAAAACCTTCTAAGCCTGTGATATCTATGGTGGAGGGAACAGAGCCTTAACAAAATTCACCCTCCATACTCAAAACACCCCATAAAACCTGTTTATTCAACGTGTTACAAAACATCAAACCCTTTTGTTTTGCCGGACTGCGAGAGAAATTTAATTCTCTACATTTTCCCCAGACAGAGAACGGACGTGGGTTCGATTCCCATTGGCACACCTGACGGTGTGTTTTACAACTCATGTCTCTCAGTTGGGCGTATAGGTTTAACATACGTACCTTTCTATCAAAATTATCGTTTGATAATGATACCTTAGATATTTACAATCATGTTCTGAATGACATAATCCAATGACAATATTCACCATCATTTTTTTCAAGATGCCAGCCAGTTTTCTTGTAATAATTATTAAATCCAATTTCTGCAGGACACTTACTGTGAACGCAAACATTTCCTAATGTCTTCAACATATGAATTAATAAGTGACGACCACGAGAATCCTCTCTAATTGCAAATTGATACAGTGAAATGTCACCATTTTTTCTACGATAATATCTGCATGCAGCAACAATAGAATCCCTTTCATATGCAACAATTACAGATTGTCGTTTAATAGCACCGGAAAGTCCATAATTGCATAAAAATTCCTGTGAATAGATGGCAGGATTATTGTCATGTAAATAAGCTTTGAAAAACGCTATGATACGTTGAGTATCTTTTTGTTCCGCAATACCAATAGAGCATGAACATTCCTCCAAGTTAGGCAACCCCAATTTTTTTGCTTCGTTTGTTAACAAGCACACCTCCGTGGGAAACCCAAAACTTAGAAAACGACCTGGGCTTGCGCTCTGCTGATATGCTCCAGCATTATATATTGCCAGTAGATCTCCTTCTTTAGGTGAAGGCAATTTAACATTATGTGCGATTACATCTAAAGGTGTACATGATGGACCACAAAGTGTTACTGATTCAACTCTTGTTTCTTTTGATCTTAAAATCCTAATTGGAGGCGGCCTAAAAGCGTTCGTTCTTCCTAAACCTCCAAAACAATGAATACCGCCATCGATAATTACATATTTTCTATTGGACAACTCTTTTACATCGCGAATACGCGTCAAGAAAATGCCGCCCCCCCCAACAATGTATCTGCCTGACTCAAAAATGTATTGTGAGTTTTGAAATTTTCGGGAATGTGGAGAGACAACAGCGGTTAATCCTGCCTTAAGTTCCATGAGGTCTAATGGATGTTCTTCCATGCTAAATGGGCTCCCGAAGCCGCCTCCAATATCAAGAAGCAGAGGTACTTCATTTAACACGCCAGTAATATCTGAAAAGTCATTTAATACTTTGCCAAACTCACTAATTAATAATTTTTCATCTAAAATATTTGTCCCCTGATAGCATTGTAGACCAATGCATTTAATAAAAGGGTATCTATTGCGCAATTCTTTCCAACAAACAACAATCTCTTCTTTAGACATTCCGAATTGTGTTGCGCCAGCCATCGAAAGTGATCCATAACTCCTTTCTCCGGGGTTTAAGCGAAACATAACCTCTTGTGGTTTACCCATATTTTCTGAGGCTTCAATAATCTTATGTAACTCCTTGGGTGAATCAATAACTATGGCCTTAATATTATTTTTGATAGCACCTCTAATATCACTTCTGGATTTCCCGGGTGCTATATAATATATCTTGTTAGGCTCAACTCCCGATGATATCAATAGCTCAATTTCATTAACTGAAGCTGCATCAAAATGGCTTCCTATGTTGTTTAGAATGTTGATGATTTCACAATTTGGATTTGCCTTTACTGAGTAACAAAGCTCGGAACCATCAGGAAGTATTTTCTTTAATTCTTTCCACTGATTCGAAATCCATCTGAGGTCATAGATATAGCATGGCGTCCCATGTATTTCAGCGCTTTGTAGGAGATCGTTATCAGTGATAGACAAATTATTAATATTGTATGTCATATTATCATATTCTCCCTGTTGTGTGGCAGTAGATTGATCAAAGTTCTTTCATAGCGTTCCCAGCTCTTAGAAAACTCAGATAGCCAGTTGTCATGATTACACAATTTATCAGTCGGGAGAGAGAGTAAAGCGACACTCTTTTCTTGAAGATCAGTTAACGCTGAAACTAAACTTCTTATTTTATATTTTACAGGATCATTGCTATTCCTACTCTGCTCAAATAACATCACTAACTCATTTATCATGTGTATACTTATCGAGATCTCAGAAATGCCTAATTTAAATTTGATTTCACTAATTATATTGATCTCCTTATTAACATTCTTCTCAATTAAGACCTTTAAAAAGGCAGCAGGCCCAAAAGTATCAGTTGTATCAGATACAATTTCAGCTCCTGAGAGGAGTGCAAGGCTTGGGGCTATTTGAGGTGCACTCTTTATATTAAGGGTGTTGACTGCAAGTACCAAACTACTTGCTGTGTCGCTATGTTTGTGTAAATTCAATATCTGTTCAATTGACATAACAAGCAATTGTCCATCAGGATGAAGTAACAAATACTCGCTGTTAACAGATGACACACATAATAAACAATGAGTTGGTTCATCTCTAAATGCATGAATGAATTCATTTTCAAATACCTTTCCTTTGAAAGGACCGATAAGAACGGGGCCGTACATAAGGAACTTTTCTAAAATATTTGAATATTCATCTTTTATGATGGTTAAATTGTCAATTTTTTTCAAATATGTATGCTCTCTTATGCCAAGAGCATCTATTGCATGTTGGATTGCGTTGACAAATGGAAGGTAAGGAGTAAACCATCCATCCGGATTTTCTGCTACCCGATATTGAAATGGACGTCCGGTCAAGCAAGCATAAAGACAGTCCGGACCAGGAAGTTGCTCGCCAAGCAACATTCTCAATCCCACCCCCGTTTGGTCTATTAAACGACCGGCATAAACAGTCTTATTTTCATTTACATTATTCATTTTTTGGTTTTCCGTAAAACCCATATTTGATTTTCGGATTGCTCTGTCCATTTATTTCCATTAAATTCACCAAGCATATCGTCGACTTCAAACCCTACCTCATTTATCAGCTCTTGTATTTGAGCGATTGTTACCCATGAAAAACTAAATGCTATATACCTTTTCAGGGTAACAAGACCAACTTCATCAACATTTTCCACTATTATTCTGCAATCCATTATTTGATTTTCGTAGTCATATAAATAGATATCGTGTACATATATAAATTTCTTGTTTTCACATGGTATGACACACATCAAACGCTGCTTTCGCTCGTTAGATTTCGCCCAATGTTCACTAAACATATAATGGTCAAAAACAAATCTTCCACCTACATTTAAGTTGCGATATACTGAACGGAATAATTTCAACCGATCATTTTGATTTAACAAGTGTCCCACTGTCCTAAAAGGTAAGTAAATGAGATCAGCGGGTTCCGGCAGATCAAACTCTCGAATATCATTCGTGATTAGATGAATTCGGTCTGATACTCCGAGTTCCCTCGCTTTGTCTTGGCAAATACCAAGCATGTTGTCAGATATATCTATTCCTATTATATTTTTTCCACTAACAGCGAGCTCTAATGCTATTCGGCCTGTTCCTACCCCAAGCTCTACAATTATTCCCTGCTCGCTCTGCCCTAATTTTTTATAAAACTCGACAGAGTCCGAATCTGCTGGATCAGCCTGTGACCATGCATCATAAATGCTTGCTAGTTGGTCGTAAATTGCCGCCATTTTATTTATATCCTTTTAGCTTTTTTTCCATTGCCTTAAGTTCATTTCGTATGCTCTCATGATTTGCAATATAGTAGCTGTTTGTCTTATCCCATCTTTTTGATAGTTCCTGGTAAGACTCCATCAAATAGTCGACAGAGAAGCATTTTAAGGCTGACTTGTCTTCATTCCACTTGTTTTTACAAGAGCATTCTATATTCGAAAGTTGTTGGATATAAGAAAATTGTGGATTCTTGTCGTATTTATCAAGAAGATTAAGAACATCAGCGTTACATTTCCTGCATGTTATTGGACTATGAATTATGCCAGGAACATCTTTATGAGGGCGATACCAACTTATACCAATTTTTTTTTCATCGATTTTATCAGGGAAAAGTTTCATCACTTCGATCATTTCCCATAAAGATGGCGGAGAATATAACTTTGACCCAAACAAAAACGATAATGGGGTGTGATCCTTTACATTTATCGGAAAAAGGAATACTCTATATGCTTCGTTATCAAATGCCCATTTGACACTTTCAAAAGATAATTGTATTCTTTCTTCGATTGAATAGAATGGAATTCCGACCAAGACATTTACACACGAACTGACACCTTCATTTGCCAATATTTTTATTGCACCTGCAAATCTGTCCAGATTTTGTTGTTTATTTAGGCAATATTTGAGTATCGATTCATTTGCAATCTCAAGTCCCATAAATACCTGCCGTAAGCGTCCGCCAAGTTTTTCTTGGGTTTGCCTTATTCTCTCTGAAGAAATAGTTTCACACCTTGTTTCAAACCCAAAAGAATTATGATCGGTAAGCGATAATAACTCCAAATAATTGAGATACACATCTTGAGAGACTTCTCGTATATCTAGTAAGCTTCCTGATGAAGAAGCAAAAAGAAAGTCATAATTTTTTGTTATTCCTGACAAAGCGGCCTTAAAGCCATCTATTATCTGCTCATCATTGAAAAACGGTCCAGTCCCGTACTTACAATAAATACATGAACCTCTGCGTTCCTGTATACATCCACTAGTCCGAAACCAAACGAAACCCCAACTTTCCCCCATGCATGTACAATCATGCATAGCATATTGATTATCTTTCCAGTATTGATATCCATTACGTCGAGACTCAATTCCAATATAAGATAAGAGTTGGGTAACCGGAGAATTGATACTTAAACCTTCAGTTGTCATAAACTACCTCCTCAGAACCATGCCTCTTATCACTTGAAAAAGACAAATTCAGTTCATAAATAATCTTGTCCTCCCACATCTCCCATGGAATGTTGGCTTCATCAGCGATAATTCTATATCCTTCAAATATTCGCTCAATCATGGCGGGTTTATTTTTATCCTCAATATCTGCGTTCTCTCGCCACTTATCCCTACATGAACATTTGAAATTGAAGAGCTTATCAAGCGATTTTATGTCTAGCCATCGATCGTAGTGATCAAAAAGTTCGACAACTTTTTTGAAGCATTTATTACACGTATACGGTGATTCAACAACATTATAAGCACCTAAAGATGTATACCAGCTTGGTCTAATCAGGGTCTCGTGGCATCTCTCTTCCAAATATCGCATAACTTCAATAAGAGCCCATAATGACGGAGGTCTAAAATGCCCTTTATCATAAAGCACACGGAGCGGCGTCCCGTCTTTTATGTGAACAGGAAACAGATAGCAATATGCTGCACCATGGTCTATTGACCATGAGATCGACTCGATTGCTGCTGAAATATTTTCTTTCTCTGTCAAAAAAGGCAATCCAATCAAAATATTAGGTACAGGGCTCACATTATTTTCAGTTAGAATTCGAAACGAATTAATACAGATAGATTGATCCAGTTCTTTGTTCAGGCAAAATCTCTGATAGTTTCTGTTAACAGTCTCGATCCCTAAAAGTACTCTTTTAAGTCTGCCGTTTAATTGAGCCTGGAAATTTTCGATGATTTCTCTATTAATCGTTTCTGGTCGAGTTTCAAAACCAAAACCATCATGCAACGTTGAAGCTAGAATTTTTATGATCTCGTCTCTTGCTTTTATCGGGACTTCATTTGAGTCTAACATACTCCCAGAAGGGGATATTAAGAGATATGTCAACTTCTCATCAAATTCTTTCATCCCATTTTTAACATAGTCAATTATCTGCTCAGATGTTGTATTTGGCCCGGAACTATAATTACACACCAAACAGCTCCCTTTTGAAGCCCATGTGCAACCTTTTGTCCGAAACCAGAGTCCCGCTGTTTGGCTGTTCCTGTCCCAGCTATTACGGATACAATATGTACAGCTATCACTCCAATAACGCTGAGCATAAGCTCGGGTGGCGCGAATAACTTCAGATAAAAAAGGTGTTAAGCCCATTATCGCGCCTCTCCTATAATAATTTTATTCTGTTCAAATTCGTACACTACCTTTTGACAAGCAGACTCCACAGAATTAGAATTTCCTCCTAATACCAAATATCCAATATATGGAGATGAATCTGTTAATCCTGAAACTTGCGTAGGTATAGCAACAATGTCTGTTTCTATATTTGTTATCTTATCAAAAATATTAATTACCAGTTCTGTAACTTCAGTTTCATAACCCAAATATGTAATTGGCACGGAAAGATAATGCTGGGCATAGTACTGGGATGAAAACAACCGATTCCCAATTTCAAATATGAAATGGCTTGCACATCGTCTGGCGTTTATCTCAAGCAGAATCGCTTTGCCTTCAAAATTCACAATGCAGTCAATGCAAAAATATCCTCTATACCCATATTTAGACATGATTGCGCCGATTTCCATTGTTTTCTCAGCGATTAGTTTTGCATCTTTATCTGTTACAGTTTGTGCGCCTCTATAATACCCTGATGCCCTTATTTCTTTTACCACACCGATAATACTACAAGCACCGCCTGGATTAATCACCCCAAGGCCAGAGATAGTATCACAAATGGTAAAACCGGATTCCACCATATCCTCAAAGACAATTTCGTTTGACGATATATATGGTGCAAAATTTACAGCCTCTTCAATGTTCTTTAGGCAA harbors:
- a CDS encoding ATP-grasp domain-containing protein, whose amino-acid sequence is MRKFNKTIVFPNVHEVVRRSMPWKTFDNKFLKKLRAAGSAYSEFGILWGGDNKTVVLPKPIPNVQLDYIKELLGYKNIEIIITDPNQNQGEICCLSNDVVSHLENYDTIYCLFWGASPEAYSMVSQMKSLGFCIESPDIPQESVFRQVELFDSKSRFRKHLSCENIDFGSLNFKIAKSYEEVPSILMGYVEAQIPCVVKSEFGVGGYGNIFISKEMILAGYENCLKNIEEAVNFAPYISSNEIVFEDMVESGFTICDTISGLGVINPGGACSIIGVVKEIRASGYYRGAQTVTDKDAKLIAEKTMEIGAIMSKYGYRGYFCIDCIVNFEGKAILLEINARRCASHFIFEIGNRLFSSQYYAQHYLSVPITYLGYETEVTELVINIFDKITNIETDIVAIPTQVSGLTDSSPYIGYLVLGGNSNSVESACQKVVYEFEQNKIIIGEAR
- a CDS encoding tRNA-2-methylthio-N(6)-dimethylallyladenosine synthase, with product MGLTPFLSEVIRATRAYAQRYWSDSCTYCIRNSWDRNSQTAGLWFRTKGCTWASKGSCLVCNYSSGPNTTSEQIIDYVKNGMKEFDEKLTYLLISPSGSMLDSNEVPIKARDEIIKILASTLHDGFGFETRPETINREIIENFQAQLNGRLKRVLLGIETVNRNYQRFCLNKELDQSICINSFRILTENNVSPVPNILIGLPFLTEKENISAAIESISWSIDHGAAYCYLFPVHIKDGTPLRVLYDKGHFRPPSLWALIEVMRYLEERCHETLIRPSWYTSLGAYNVVESPYTCNKCFKKVVELFDHYDRWLDIKSLDKLFNFKCSCRDKWRENADIEDKNKPAMIERIFEGYRIIADEANIPWEMWEDKIIYELNLSFSSDKRHGSEEVVYDN